A single Rubrivivax gelatinosus IL144 DNA region contains:
- a CDS encoding PEP-CTERM sorting domain-containing protein: MNTRRLRISAALLAAVCTGTLQAAPYARSHASFEDFQVTLVDLDPSDAITPSLESRPTTAYAGYYDYVNGTRTYDSFWPTARFDASSGSTVMIVEATPDRLETWAEVGAAGDAVTDTFTMSGFTLSPHTEVDFSGLLTAQALCYRCAQLRAYAVFNVIGDQGRAYVVDIPSGTRSMSFEHRYTNDTDAPLTFQLLAATYSLASMSPVPEPPTWLLGLAGLAFVGGAHRRARGGGPACSTHAPAG; encoded by the coding sequence GTCTGCACCGGCACGCTGCAGGCGGCGCCCTATGCCCGCAGCCATGCCTCTTTCGAGGACTTCCAGGTGACGCTCGTGGACCTGGACCCGTCGGACGCGATCACGCCGTCCCTCGAATCTCGGCCGACCACCGCCTACGCGGGTTACTACGACTACGTGAACGGCACGAGGACGTACGACAGCTTCTGGCCGACGGCCCGCTTCGACGCGTCGAGCGGCAGCACGGTGATGATCGTCGAGGCGACGCCCGACCGCCTGGAGACCTGGGCCGAGGTGGGCGCCGCAGGCGATGCGGTCACGGATACCTTCACGATGTCCGGTTTCACGCTGAGCCCGCACACCGAGGTGGACTTCAGCGGCCTGCTGACCGCGCAGGCGCTGTGCTACCGCTGCGCGCAGCTGCGCGCCTATGCCGTGTTCAACGTCATCGGCGACCAAGGCCGCGCCTACGTGGTCGACATCCCGTCGGGCACGCGCAGCATGAGCTTCGAGCACCGCTACACCAACGACACCGACGCCCCGCTGACGTTCCAGCTGCTGGCGGCGACCTATTCGCTGGCGTCGATGTCGCCGGTGCCCGAGCCGCCGACCTGGCTGCTCGGCCTGGCGGGCCTGGCGTTCGTCGGCGGGGCGCACCGGCGGGCCCGAGGCGGCGGGCCGGCGTGCAGCACGCACGCTCCCGCTGGTTGA